The Cryptococcus gattii WM276 chromosome B, complete sequence genome has a segment encoding these proteins:
- a CDS encoding Single-stranded DNA specific endodeoxyribonuclease, putative (Similar to TIGR gene model, INSD accession AAW40919.1), with product MGVKGLWSLLNPVARPVQIESMEGKRLAIDSSIWLYQFQATMRDKDGRVLVNAHVLGFLRRINKLLFHGIKPVFVFDGGAPALKRSTIAERKRKKTGAAANHAKVAEKLFAAQMRREAVKAAQVAHEQKEAKAAAEAAAEYARRYPDEAGEQIAEGAVYLEDLEGRAGPSRPRSPQPRQSEDVDPSAVPTDPEKRRKYFKKHDPYRLPAAEMPTVSTSERPDARLATEEELKQFIDEVHPEDIDIESPEFRALPTEVQYEIIGDLRIRSRQQSHRRLADMLRAAPTPLDFSKAQIKHLSQRNALTQQLLTVTDMVGKAHLTIPVRIAAERNREYVLVKKDETEGGGWALGIREGSKEKPIEVEPAEPKTESDHDSDVEPVSPPPQAAMDQDLREYRRKQVLEAIAARYAPKRPARAPLDVAVKPFGPSRTASSKPLFDVDGEGEEEEGKEIVPTANDEALALALQQEELGEDETEADGDLAKALALSRREAERRSRSESEGFRVGDVGKDELTEEEEEEDGDMEEVELVPSGTVTPAQIEAEDEDSEDEDEFEEVDTASTTLSSARVSRGTSIAQGMETVGTATNHSNSTSMIHPIIVDDDDAEGDQVLSTFTEKRDSVYQSTAVSGLPEKAAQSSGKHAAQPTISSRSQLSPSSTVVPVRGPKLLQRLNSAVNVPSPLRHVAQPKSSPITVADDDGAPAPVGAPAPCLTLEAIDPAEFRGAPSPDMIPPRSPPPPSSANSPAMYSKMYEEEEEHDEEDEDGSEGDVNDETRSTYSWSRSPTPPPRPLRMTETEIESQNASPFPSHSHSPSHSHSPALNVPRDDDEDDGDLAPADVAAESDDYARFVASIKHRDLNEVRGEIDDEIRVLNSENRVAMRDSDEITASMVAQIQTLLRHFGIPYITAPMEAEAQCAKLAQLGLVDGIITDDSDVFLFGGVQCFKNIFNDAKYAECFLLADVERELMLTRERLISLAYFLGSDYTLGLPGIGPVMGLEILANFPGERGLYDFKEWWGRVQRGDDTEEESGTRWRKSFKKRFLKSIYLAADWPDPLVREAYLYPTVDESEEPFHWGFPRLSALRTFLHEELSWSISKVDDELTPIVQRISLRGKHGALNKQGTLDPFFDLSAGAGQYYAPRRRREGAGGGTNVSKRLMGVIKQFKEAESRISRGEDVDAILAEEENKAKGKRKADDGDGDGDGDGDGEEEDEKEGGSKKKKMSARGRTASSVGDSVESSEGTSRSTSTSGRGRGGSRGRGRARGKSK from the exons GTTTCCTACGTCGGATAAATAAACTGTTGTTTCACGGGATAAAACCAGTGTTCGTCTTTGATGGAGGTGCTCCGGCGCTCAAGCGATCAACTATC GCCGAAAGAAAGCGAAAGAAGACTGGTGCTGCTGCCAATCATGCTAAAGTGGCTGAGAAACTTTTTGCCGCTCAGATGCGTCGCGAGGCAGTGAAGGCGGCACAAGT CGCTCACGAACAAAAAGAAGCCAAAGCAGCAGCTGAGGCAGCTGCAGAATACGCAAGACGCTATCCTGATGAAGCTGGAGAACAGATTGCTGAGGGAGCTGTATATCTCGAAGATTTAGAAGGTCGTGCTGGTCCTTCCCGGCCTCGCTCACCCCAACCTAGACAATCAGAGGATGTCGATCCAAGTGCAGTACCGACAGACCCGGAAAAACGAAGAAAATACTTCAAGAAGCATGACCCTTATCGCTTACCGGCAGCTGAGATGCCCACAGTATCGACGTCTGAAAGACCAGATGCGCGACTAGCTACAGAGGAGGAGCTCAAACAGTTTATAGACGAGGTTCACCCCGAAGACATAGACATAGAATCGCCCGAATTCCGTGCTTTGCCTACCGAGGTCCAGTACGAAATTATCGGTGATTTGCGTATCCGGTCCCGTCAACAATCTCACCGCCGACTGGCCGATATGCTCCGCGCCGCGCCTACTCCCTTGGACTTTTCCAAAGCACAAATCAAGCATCTCTCACAACGCAACGCTTTGACCCAGCAGCTTTTAACTGTCACGGATATGGTTGGTAAAGCCCATTTGACCATTCCTGTGAGAATCGCGGCGGAAAGAAACAGAGAGTATGTATTAGTGAAGAAAGATGAGACTGAAGGTGGTGGGTGGGCTCTGGGAATCAGGGAGGGATCAAAGGAGAAGCCAATAGAGGTTGAACCTGCAGAACCAAAGACCGAAAGCGACCATGACTCGGACGTTGAACCTGTATCACC GCCTCCGCAGGCCGCTATGGATCAAGACCTCCGAGAATATCGCCGTAAACAAGTGCTCGAGGCTATTGCCGCGCGCTACGCTCCCAAGCGTCCTGCCCGCGCCCCTCTTGATGTTGCTGTCAAACCCTTTGGTCCATCGCGAACGGCGTCGTCCAAGCCATTATTCGATGTGGATGGCGagggggaagaagaagagggaaaagagATTGTGCCGACAGCAAATGATGAAGCTCTTGCGTTGGCTTTGCAACAAGAAGAGCTGGGGGAGGATGAGACAGAGGCCGATGGAGATCTAGCAAAAGCTTTGGCTCTTAGTCGGAGAGAGGCtgaaagaagatcaaggaGCGAAAGTGAAGGATTTAGAGTTGGCGATGTAGGAAAAGACGAGCTgacagaggaagaagaagaagaagatggggaTATGGAAGAGGTAGAGCTGGTACCTAGCGGCACTGTGACACCCGCTCAAATCGAGgcagaggatgaagatagtgaagatgaggatgaatTTGAAGAGGTCGACACGGCATCAACGACGTTGAGCTCTGCTCGGGTATCGCGAGGTACTTCTATCGCCCAAGGGATGGAAACTGTCGGAACTGCAACCAATCATTCGAATTCTACGTCGATGATCCATCCTATCATcgtggatgatgatgacgcTGAAGGAGACCAAGTCTTGTCAACATTTACCGAAAAGCGGGATTCTGTCTATCAATCTACGGCGGTATCGGGCCTGCCTGAAAAAGCCGCTCAGTCATCTGGCAAGCACGCCGCACAGCCTACAATCTCTTCTCGGTCCCAACTCTCACCATCCTCGACAGTCGTCCCGGTACGCGGCCCCAAATTATTACAGAGACTGAATTCAGCGGTCAATGTACCTTCTCCCTTGCGACATGTAGCTCAACCAAAATCATCTCCCATCACTGTTGcggatgatgatggtgcTCCTGCCCCTGTTGGTGCTCCCGCACCATGTTTGACGTTGGAAGCCATAGATCCAGCTGAATTCAGAGGCGCACCGTCTCCCGACATGATCCCGCCTCGTtcaccaccgccaccaTCATCCGCCAATTCCCCTGCAATGTACAGTAAGATGTacgaggaggaggaggagcacGACGAGGAGGACGAAGACGGGAGCGAAGGGGATGTGAATGATGAGACAAGGTCCACCTATTCGTGGTCCCGTTCCCCCACCCCGCCTCCCCGTCCTCTCCGGATGACTGAAACTGAAATCGAATCCCAAAATGCTTCCCCTTTTCCTTCACATTCTCATTCTCCTTCGCATTCGCATTCGCCTGCGTTGAATGTACCGCGAGACGACGACGAAGACGACGGCGACCTCGCGCCGGCCGACGTGGCGGCCGAATCCGACGACTATGCACGTTTCGTAGCGTCCATCAAGCACCGCGATCTCAACGAAGTCCGCGGGGAgattgatgatgagatACGGGTGTTGAATTCCGAGAATAGGGTGGCGATGAGAGATTCGGATGAGATTACCGCGAGTATGGTTGCGCAAATCCAGACCCTTTTGAGACATTTCGGTATCCCATACATAACCGCACCGATGGAAGCAGAAGCCCAATGTGCCAAACTGGCCCAACTCGGTCTCGTAGACGGTATCATCACCGACGATTCCGACGTATTCCTCTTTGGCGGTGTGCAATGCTTTAAAAACATTTTCAACGACGCAAAGTACGCAGAGTGTTTCTTGCTGGCGGATGTGGAGCGGGAATTGATGTTGACGCGGGAACGCTTGATTTCACTCGCGTATTTCCTGGGGAGCGATTATACGCTTGGGTTGCCCGGGATAGGGCCTGTGATGGGTCTCGAGATCTTGGCGAATTTCCCGGGCGAGCGGGGCCTGTATGATTTTAAAGAATGGTGGGGGAGGGTGCAGAGGGGGGATGATacggaagaagaaagtgGGACGCGGTGGAGGAAATCGTTTAAAAAGAGGTTTTTGAAGAGTATATACCTCGCTGCAGACTGGCCTGATCCGCTCGTC AGAGAGGCATACCTGTATCCAACCGTCGACGAGTCGGAAGAGCCCTTCCATTGGGGATTCCCCAGACTTTCAGCCTTGCGAAC TTTTCTCCATGAAGAGTTATCATGGTCGATATCCAAGGTCGACGACGAATTAACGCCGATCGTACAACGTATATCCCTTCGCGGCAAACACGGGGCACTGAATAAACAAGGCACGCTTGATCCATTTTTCGATCTGTCTGCCGGAGCGGGGCAGTATTATGCGCCAAGAAGACGAAGGGAGGGTGCGGGTGGGGGTACGAATGTGAGTAAACGGTTGATGGGGGTGATCAAGCAGTTTAAAGAGGCCGAATCGAGGATCAGCAGGGGTGAGGATGTGGATGCGATACTtgcagaagaggagaatAAAGCCAAGGGGAAACGAAAAGCGGAcgatggggatggggatggggatggggatggggatggggaagaggaagatgaaaaggagggtgggagcaagaagaaaaagatgaGCGCTCGAGGGAGAACAGCTTCGAGCGTTGGAGATTCGGTAGAATCAAGTGAAGGGACAAGTAGGAGTACTAGCACGAGTGGACGAGGTAGAGGCGGGTCAAGGGGTCGTGGTCGGGCAAGAGGCAAGAGCAAGTAG
- a CDS encoding Hypothetical protein (Similar to TIGR gene model, INSD accession AAW40921.1; CNA03110) has protein sequence MFAPALLRTARPAASRIAPIASRLASSSTKLTIANENFPLPTGEEVDPQLNGYPQLPNESLQNRYPFGWWDIQERKNFGEVVHESEDVLGMWGPDVHKTSWQSALLQLCTAFGLVGAVSYVLIKNRPERPATARDYPYSGLEKELGGVNVARKEQVDEE, from the exons ATGTTCGCACCAGCGCTCCTCCGCACAGCCCGCCCAGCAGCATCGCGCATCGCGCCCATCGCATCCCGTCTcgcctcctcctccacaAAGCTCACCATCGCAAACGAGAACTTTCCCTTGCCCACCGGAGAGGAAGTTGACCCGCAAC TGAATGGCTACCCTCAACTCCCCAACGAGTCTTTGCAGAACAGATACCCTTTTGGATGGTGGGATATCCAGGAGCGCAAGAACTTTGGCGAAGTA GTGCACGAAAGCGAGGATGTCCTCGGCATGTGGGGTCCTGATGTCCACAAGACTTCCTGGCAAAGCGCCCTTCTTCAG CTCTGCACTGCCTTTGGCCTCGTCGGTGCTGTCTCCTACGTCCTCATCAAGAACCGTCCCGAACGACCAGCCACTGCTCGTGATTACCCTTACAGCGGTCTTGAGAAGGAGCTTGGTGGTGTAAACGTCGCTAGGAAGGAGCAAGTCGACGAAGAATAG
- a CDS encoding Hypothetical protein (Similar to TIGR gene model, INSD accession AAW40923.1; CNA03120) codes for MAVAVDNGTAASTPRATSDDAHTHAGPKRDVAVLDLVNDDIEQVSAPGSVAPSSRAGSLAPAGGGRIKRAKKSHGPRVATIALVDVEPEEMVGSPVTEQTTMGDLATVLVSEGRVSSRAIKIDEFRRAEMLQKKQDAQRRAEEMWRRNQIKRRKVRAAQNKERARKREQLRVQGGGGEMEMDDVSPDEMDSDEEFHVAPDRLTPPRSSSEEAHHPVAAPDFHHDDEEQVDQADEEFENMFDNNNARPDDQDVNALQEDEQDDEAMAALRAAGFTITDDPASPLSDDDNHWDDPNGGMGETFDVADYRFALQERRLREFREREQDDGDVVEVDDETRFVNSATYGKNRKSQRWSKMETELFYEILGETGENYTLMKAYFPGRDIRSLRLKGARENKVNPEKMTAAIMARKPLDKDYLAKSAGYDASRSWDKEEALFEEAKANVERLRKLDSEQPLGKDVSHQDQDEPHHERDRMRLDDDEQGLQRIEEVDVDVEEEEEEEKSEDENDEYEPDVYV; via the exons ATGGCTGTGGCTGTGGATAATGGCACGGCAGCATCGACACCGCGCGCTACGTCCGACGATGCACACACCCACGCAGGACCCAAACGAGATGTCGCTGTACTCGACCTTGTCAACGACGACATCGAACAAGTATCAGCACCAGGATCAGTCGCTCCGTCGTCCCGTGCAGGCTCACTTGCTCCTGCGGGAGGAGGCCGAATCAAGCGTGCGAAAAAATCCCACGGCCCGCGGGTCGCTACGATTGCACTTGTCGACGTCGAGCCCGAAGAAATGGTGGGCAGTCCCGTCACGGAACAGACGACGATGGGCGACCTCGCCACGGTGCTCGTCTCGGAAGGCCGCGTATCCTCCCGCGCTATCAAGATTGACGAATTCCGCCGGGCAGAGATGCTCCAAAAGAAACAAGACGCTCAAAGGCGCGCCGAGGAAATGTGGAGACGTAATCAGATCAAGCGACGTAAAGTCCGTGCGGCGCAAAACAAGGAGCGCGCACGCAAAAGGGAGCAACTGAGAGTACAAGGCGGTGGtggggagatggagatggatgatgTCTCGCCAGATGAGATGGATTCGGACGAAGAGTTTCACGTGGCGCCAGATAGACTGACGCCTCCGCGCTCATCCTCGGAAGAAGCGCACCACCCTGTGGCAGCACCAGATTTCCACCACGACGATGAAGAGCAAGTTGACCAAGCGGATGAGGAGTTTGAAAACATGTTTGACAATAATAACGCGCGCCCCGACGACCAAGACGTCAATGCATTGCAGGAGGATGAGCAAGACGACGAGGCTATGGCTGCCCTTCGCGCCGCTGGCTTCACCATCACTGACGACCCCGCGTCTCCTCTGTCCGACGACGATAACCACTGGGATGACCCAAATGGTGGGATGGGAGAAACATTTGACGTTGCCGATTATCGATTCGCATTGCAAGAAAGACGACTTCGGGAATTTAGAGAACGCGAGCAAGATGACGGGGATGTGGTGGAAGTCGACGACGAGACGCGTTTCGTCAACTCGGCCACGTACGGCAAGAATAGGAAATCTCAACGATGGTCAAAGATGGAAACAGAGCTTTTCTACGAGATCTTGGGCGAGACTGGCGAAAACTATACGCTGATGAAGGCATATTTCCCCGGCCGCGATATCCGTTCACTTCGACTTAAAGGCGCGCGCGAAAACAAGGTGAATCCGGAAAAGATGACGGCCGCCATCATGGCACGCAAACCACTCG ATAAAGATTACCTAGCAAAATCCGCGGGATACGATGCGAGTCGATCGTGGGACAAGGAAGAAGCCCTCTTTGAAGAAGCAAAGGCTAATGTCGAGAGGTTGCGGAAACTCGATAGTGAGCAACCGCTCGGTAAAGATGTTTCTCATCAAGATCAAGATGAACCTCATCATGAAAGAGATAGAATGCGACtagatgatgatgagcaAGGTCTGCAGAGGATTGAAGAGGTAGATGTGGACgtggaagaagaagaggaagaagaaaagagtGAAGATGAAAACGACGAGTACGAGCCCGACGTGTACGTTTAA
- a CDS encoding Alpha/beta hydrolase protein (Similar to TIGR gene model, INSD accession AAW40935.1; protein such as a thioesterase, lipase or esterase) yields MDPPFHAPFSLSTLYQTLPFGTCCALFILWAVYHILSRRYAPITITGPTRREEVGAHGETTEELVHKWCKSLKEGFTASWWLPIGHAQTIYSALADFSMDDHVTYQRQLLRLPDGGTIGVDVYPPLTTKLADDAPVIIVNHGLTGGSHESYVRNLVVWLTKPITEGGLGGRAAVVNFRGCAATPLTSPHLYCSGNTIDNHTATTYVASLFPNAPLLGVGFSLGAAVMTRYLGEQGDKSRLRAAVVLYCPLELKAMSAKLDSAHLFPRLYSLTMARKILKSISPHLLPHSPLSSPSSPLHVNIPEILSLSSSVKYKWTLRASKVTELVVTKVGGSAPCFPFEGMDQFLEWACPSGWIGRIKRPTLAISALDDPIVSGDCLPYSAVRASSHMILAGVAQGGHLGSFDSPFPFGRDRHRRWHVRPTIEFLRGVIEDLPNSASEQELGRVKVEEREEGWSWVGEVGWKVVGEEEECGWAGNGDV; encoded by the exons ATGGACCCACCCTTTCACGCTCCTTTTTCCTTATCAACCTTGTATCAGACCCTTCCGTTCGGGACATGCTGTGCTTTATTCATACTATGGGCGGTGTACCACATCCTTTCTCGACGTTATGCACCCATCACTATTACAGGGCCTACTCGAAGAGAAGAGGTAGGCGCCCATGGCGAGACGACTGAAGAGCTCGTCCATAAGTGGTGCAAAAGCCTAAAGGAGGGTTTCACAGCTAGCTGGTGGCTTCCAAT TGGTCATGCTCAGACGATTTACTCGGCGTTGGCCGACTTTTCGATGGATGATCATGTAACGTATCAGAG GCAACTTCTTCGGCTTCCCGACGGAGGAACAAT CGGAGTCGATGTTTATCCTCCACTCACTACTAAATTGGCAGATGATGCCCCAGTCATCATCGTCAACCATGGCCTGACGGGGGGCAGCCATGAAAGTTATGTAAGAAACTTGGTCGTTTGGCTTACCAAGCCTATTACTGAAGGAGGTCTAGGCGGACGAGCAGCTGTAGTCAAT TTTCGTGGATGTGCCGCAACACCATTGACCTCTCCTCACCTCTACTGCTCTGGCAATACCATTGACAATCACACGGCTACTACATATGTCGCCAGTCTTTTCCCCAATGCCCCTTTACTTGGAGTGGGCTTCTCCCTTGGTGCAGCGGTTATGACGAGATACCTTGGTGAGCAAGGCGATAAGAGTCGCCTGCGAGCGGCTGTTGTCCTCTACTGCCCTTTGGAGCTGAAAGCGATGAGCGCCAA GCTGGATTCTGCCCATTTGTTCCCTCGTCTCTACTCCCTTACAATGGCTCGTAAAATCCTCAAGTCCATCTCTCCCCATTTACTTCCCCACTCACCGCTCTCGTCTCCATCCTCGCCTTTACATGTCAACATTCCAGAAATCCTCTCGTTATCCTCTTCGGTTAAATACAAATGGACCCTTCGAGCGAGTAAAGTGACGGAATTAGTGGTCACAAAAGTCGGCGGCAGTGCGCCATGTTTCCCCTTTGAAGGTATGGACCAGTTTTTGGAGTGGGCTTGTCCCAGTGGATGGATAGGTCGTATCAAGAG GCCGACGCTGGCTATTTCTGCTCTCGATGATCCCATCGTATCAGGCG ACTGCCTTCCTTATTCTGCAGTGCGTGCGTCGTCGCACATGATACTTGCAGGAGTCGCGCAGGGCGGACACTTGGGTAGTTTTGATTCGCCTTTCCCCTTTGGACGGGATAGGCACCGTCGATGGCATGTGCGGCCTACGATTGAATTTTTGCGTGGGGTGATTGAGGATTTGCCGAACTCTGCATCGGAACAAGAGCTGGGTAGGGTTAAAGTTgaagagagggaagaggggtGGTCTTGGGTTGGAGAAGTTGGATGGAAGGTTGTaggcgaggaagaagagtgcGGTTGGGCAGGGAATGGGGATGTGTGA
- a CDS encoding Hypothetical protein (Similar to TIGR gene model, INSD accession AAW40936.1; CNA03140) has translation MKNKVERARQTRKIQGRDQYPSHIVSKGTGLQRLVLPPSKSAPKSAIHDIPVTQDAQEGHHLDAITQRLPILPHSPPLSAPPQPSFQNNLHGAVGCRSSDSASSALFKPESATDILLAQTRLLQVPTAASALSALSLASQPLQSVTDQVIPPKTEHLAVTTQAGYTHQSDPPSIEPSCPNLSNLPQQQLHQAIPPTVTSLPTHDQPSFIPLSTVSQDIATYIPYSADDTISYTTRRVPQTFSAHTNMSLVNTGSRPDQLSSFSNHTQACDYSVLEPKSLFSQPIVSSDINSYGKLPGVNTRVEIWDGRSNSRDTETAGVLPVKDVAIADENLACDQFSYASGGGATVFSSSALSNDGLVLTSEDRNRLSQFRTTNDGMPKTVPAWYDFTPDGCDHPYIASTTMDTLAQGIHLRGLKRKARTPSQVDGEYKMYTPPGNIQAAMDGWWNWILEHYDKDKNTARELVTNACNSFFTNAHIWLNFLNKSLFFTSLFSQTSYLNAPAYKTTSLRAAPHVLLSILGLVTLLQRGHTYEGQKLALLFQREARSILNYCISAGSQDPSLVAAAIIIATFETQPHIEHSTERLAGAVLMLDGIGLSVFSSRLDADDARVSTSITGLPRLKHSAVVATAAGEKEAQLEPSITEWAQVPQWADHWSEGDIWKEEMRRMLWTANSISATLSLWHFMVGKTPLAIEISHPERFRLFFPGEMAVIERGDGEQGKTTPWALYHRLIILWHFIVNNQPLHFDCKLEIIRELQAVEDDIQIFIDAGILKIYIWQSADWAMLIRRVLGLMDSQALQRWFRNEITFFKELAGGRPGVPQVRQRPLYAWWFVMQVSSALELSRMGKEFWDDSDLIYRMALAGLDQVIKHWNCQNVLGPYFEYLQHKHRTLLEERQRLLQAEAQGRVQDLHLEQLKILRGEAEGRLAKIQCISEYRDSKLY, from the exons ATGAAGAACAAAGTAGAGCGAGCAAGACAGACACGCAAAATTCAAGGACGCGATCAGTATCCTTCTCATATTGTTTCTAAAGGCACTGGCTTGCAGCGATTAGTATTACCGCCATCAAAATCAGCGCCCAAATCTGCTATCCATGATATTCCAGTTACACAAGACGCTCAAGAAGGTCATCATTTGGATGCGATCACGCAACGACTGCCGATTTTACCTCACTCACCGCCGCTTTCAGCCCCTCCTCAGCCTTCTTTCCAAAACAACTTACACGGTGCTGTGGGTTGTCGCAGTTCGGATTCCGCTTCATCTGCGTTATTCAAGCCAGAATCCGCCACAGATATCTTGCTTGCGCAGACTCGATTATTGCAAGTCCCGACAGCCGCTTCAGCTCTCTCAGCCCTATCTCTAGCATCTCAGCCGCTGCAATCAGTCACCGATCAAGTCATCCCACCCAAGACTGAACATCTAGCTGTAACTACACAAGCTGGATATACTCATCAGTCCGATCCTCCTTCGATTGAACCTTCTTGTCCGAATCTGTCCAATTTGCCCCAGCAGCAGCTTCACCAGGCGATCCCTCCCACGGTCACATCGTTACCAACGCATGATCAACCATCGTTCATCCCCCTATCTACAGTTTCTCAAGATATCGCGACATACATTCCTTATTCGGCGGATGACACTATCTCATACACCACAAGAAGGGTGCCACAGACTTTTTCCGCTCATACGAATATGTCTTTAGTCAACACAGGCTCCCGTCCTGATCAACTATCATCCTTTTCGAACCATACACAGGCATGTGATTATTCGGTCTTGGAACCCAAGTCACTTTTTTCTCAGCCCATTGTGAGTTCTGACATCAACAGTTATGGGAAACTGCCAGGAGTGAATACGAGAGTTGAAATCTGGGATGGCCGATCGAATTCACGAGACACCGAAACCGCGGGCGTCCTACCTGTTAAGGACGTTGCGATAGCGGACGAGAATTTGGCCTGTGATCAATTCTCATATGCCAGTGGAGGCGGGGCGACTGTTTTTTCCAGTTCGGCTTTGTCAAACGATGGGCTGGTTCTGACCTCAGAAGATCGCAATAGACTGTCACAATTCCGAACTACCAATGACGGGATGCCTAAAACAGTTCCAGCTTGGTATGACTTCACTCCAGATGGTTGTGATCATCCCTATATTGCATCCACTACCATGGACACCTTAGCTCAGGGCATCCATTTGCGAGGTTTGAAACGCAAGGCACGAACACCATCACAGGTTGACGGCGAATACAAGATGTATACTCCTCCGGGAAATATCCAAGCAGCGATGGATGGCTGGTGGAATTGGATATTGGAACACTATGATAAAGATAAAAATACAGCCAGAGAATTGGTGACCAATGCTTGCAACAGTTT TTTTACCAACGCACATATCTGGCTCAACTTCCTCAACAAGTCGTTGTTTTTCACCTCGCTTTTCTCTCAAACTTCGTACTTAAATGCCCCCGCGTACAAGACCACATCCCTTCGTGCCGCGCCGCACGTCCTTCTTTCTATCCTTGGCCTTGTGACCCTTTTGCAAAGGGGTCATACATATGAAGGTCAAAAACTTGCGCTTTTGTTTCAACGCGAAGCCAGAAGCATATTGAATTATTGTATCAGCGCAGGCTCCCAGGATCCCAGCCTTGTAGCTGCGGCTATTATCATTGCTACCTTTGAGACACAGCCCCATATCGAACACAGCACTGAACGATTAGCGGGTGCGGTTCTGATGCTTGACGGCATAGGACTGTCCGTCTTTTCCAGTAGACTTGATGCGGACGATGCTCGAGTATCGACATCGATTACAGGCCTGCCGCGATTAAAACATTCAGCTGTGGTTGCCACCGCCGCTGGCGAGAAGGAAGCTCAGTTGGAGCCGTCTATCACAGAATGGGCACAGGTACCTCAGTGGGCGGATCATTGGTCCGAAGGTGACAtttggaaagaagagatgagaAGAATGCTTTGGACCGCTAACAGCATCTCGGCCACTCTTTCATTGTGGCACTTTATGGTTGGAAAAACTCCTTTAGCTATAGAAATCAGCCATCCTGAGCGG TTTAGACTTTTTTTCCCCGGAGAAATGGCAGTCATTGAGAGGGGCGATGGGGAACAAGGTAAGACAACGCCATGGGCTCTCTATCATCGTCTCATAATTCTTTG GCACTTTATTGTCAACAATCAACCTTTACACTTTGACTGCAAGCTGGAAATCATACGCGAACTCCAGGCTGTAGAAGATGACATACAGATCTTCATCGATGCTGGAATTCTGAAAATTTATATTTGGCAGAGCGCCGATTGGGCAATGC TCATCCGACGCGTTTTGGGTTTGATGGATTCTCAAGCTTTACAACGGTGGTTCCGAAACGAGATCACTTTTTTCAAGGAACTGGCGGGCGGTCGACCGGGTGTACCACAAGTGCGACAGAGACCTCTTTATGCCTGGTGGTTTGTCATGCAAGTTTCCAG TGCATTGGAATTGTCGAGAATGGGGAAAGAGTTTTGGGACGACTCGGATTTAATTTACAGAATGGCGTTAGCAGGATTGGATCAGGTGATCAAACATTGGAATTGTCAAA ATGTCCTCGGCCCGTATTTTGAATATCTTCAGCATAAGCATCGTACTCTACTAGAAGAGCGACAACGGTTATTGCAGGCGGAGGCACAAGGACGTGTGCAAGACCTGCATCTTGAGCAGTTGAAAATTTTGAGAGGTGAGGCAGAGGGAAGGCTTGCGAAGATACAGTGCATCTCGGAGTATCGTGATTCAAAGTTGTATTGA